Genomic window (Planctomycetota bacterium):
ACCGATGGCTACTACTCCGGCGACTATCCGAATGACGACTACACCGGCGACATTGACTGGAACAGCAATACGAAGATGGGGGCAATAGCCGAAGGGGCGTATGTGGTTGTCGCCAACGACAACATCGAGACCGACCGGGAGCTGTACAACGACTTGGAAGGTGTCGTGCTACGCCTTGGCCGGCGCACCGACGATGGCTCGGACGAAGATGTGCGGACGTACGAGCTTGATCCGGATTTCGGCTTGCCCGTGATCGACACGCCCAGCGGTGCGATTCCCGATGGGAGCGATGAAAACCCGCTGGTCTGGGTCATCGGCCGACAGGCGGTCATCAACTTTGACAATGACGCCGAGGTAACCGGCTTCGAAGGCCAGCCCATGCCGATCGGGTTCTTTCAGGCCAGGATGCCGCTGCGGTGATGGGTCGGCGTTTCTGACTCGCTGCCCACCATCGGCCGGACTCCACGAACACTCTTTTCGCCATGCACACGTTACGATTTACAGGCCGATCCGTTCTGCGACGCGGGTTCACGTTGATCGAGGCATTGATCGCGACGGCGTTGGTGTTGTTGCTCGGCGTTGCCGTGGTGCAGGTGTTCACCGTCACCAGCGACACCGTCGCCGCCGGCACCGCCCTGAGCGAGATCACTCGCAACCACAAAGCCGTCCGCGAAGTCCTCGCCCGAGACTTCACCGGCACCGACGCCCCCGGCAACGAAGAACAACTCCGTGCATCAGGAATCATCGACACGGCGGAGACGCCGTTCATCAGCATTGTGATGTCTCGTGTTGCGGTTTTCCCTGATGCGATTGCTGCGGAGCTTGATGACGACGCTCCTGATCTGACGGATGGGTCCGTTAGTGACGAGGCGTGGGACAACATTGTTCGCGATGACGACTTCAATGGTGACGGAGCGGTGTCGGGAGAAGAGATCATCCCACGTCCCATTCTCGAGGCTCGAAACTCTCGAGTGGACACATTGATGTTTTTTACGCGCGGCGAGTTCCGATCACAGAGCGGGCTAGAGAGTTATGTTGATCCATACGACGCTGATCAAGCATTCGTGCATTATGGACACCTTCGTATGTTCAACGGGGACTGGGCCAATTTAAATCGTACATCAGCTTACGGGTACCCGGGTCGCCGCTTTACTCAAGGCGGAGCAGGGGTCAATGGCAACAATCGGTTTGCCAGCGACTTGGTTTTAGGCCGTATGGCTATTTTGCTCGCTGATCCAACAGATGATGTTAATGGCGACGGTGTTTTGGAAGGCTTGGCTCCTGGAACCGCCTACATAAATCGGAATTGGGCCGAACCCAATGACGACAGTACGACGGGAATGCGGCCTTTGAGCGCGTCAGGGGGCAGCGGCCGTGTGGTTTTCAGTGTTGACACAAATGGTGATGGTGTAACGGATGTTGAATCAGGCCTTGAGAATATTGACGGTCTTGATTTCTCAATGGATGAAGCTCGCGTTGATCTTGCATCGGTAAACCTCGAAGATTTTCGCGAGCGTGTCGACTATGTCGCTGGGCTTGGGCTTACCAATCCTTACTGGTGGGATAGGCGTGTCGCTTTCGGGGCATTTCCGCTTACATCTGGCAGCACGACAACAAACGAGGCTTTCCGGTTTATGGGGAACGTACTTTTGCCAGATTTCTCTGCAAGCGATGAGTTGTATTTCGATCCAGATTCGATGGCGCAGCGACATCACATCCTAATGCCCGGAGCGTCGCAGTTCATCGTTGAGTTTGCTGGAGATTTTGCGACGCAAAACTCCGACGGTGAATATATTTCACCACTCCCGGATGGCGTGCTCGACTTCTACATCGCTAATGAGGATTTCAACGGAAGCGACGCAAGCGGAGAGGCAGATGATGATACGGAGGAGGTTCGCCGCATCCGTTGGTATGGGTATCCACGAGACGGTAACGGTGATGGAATCATCGCCCGAGAACGGCCTGACGAGAACGGAGATCCCAGCAATGACGAGATTTCCGAGGACATCCTTCCGTTGTTCGATTGGATTCCGTGGCAGGGAACGAGTGGCACGGGTGCTCAGACGGCGTGGCCGTTTGAACGGCTCCATCCGATCGACAATCTCGACTTCAGCGAACGCCCTGAGTCAGATGAAAGCTATGGATACAACGGTGATGATTACAGCAGTGGTTTGTACGGCGATTTCGAGCGTATTGATCCAGATGATAATGTAAGGTGGGATGGCGTGTACCAAGTCTCTTGGAGCCCGCAGTTGTTTGGCACCTACAGCGAGCCAGCTTTTGTTGCGAATGTCGGTGGTCAGCAAGTGAACATTCGCCTCCGTCCCTCCCTCATCCGGATTGTCGTCGGGGCGACCGATCCGCAGGGTCGGCTTGAGGGGACGGTGTTTCAGGAGCATGTTTTCCGGGTTCGGGGGCCGGCGAACTTTGAGCCGGTGAACTGAACGTCGTCGCGGCTTACTTTCCCGCGTTCCGCCCTAAAATCACGCGATTTCCGCCCACCGGCCGACCCGTTTCGGGGCGGCCGGTGTCGGTTTGGGGCGGGCTTGCATTGGGGCCGGTGGGGCAGGACAGTGCGAATAGTTGACAGTTCCCCGAAGCCGGCCGATCGACGACCGATCCCCGGCTCGACCCACGGAGCGATCCCACCATGCCCATCGACACCCACGCCCCCATGTCGAATCCTCAGCCCAATCCCGCGCCCAGCCGCCGATCCACTCCACACGGCGATCGCGGCGTGATCCTCGTGTTCGTCGTCGTGTTCCTGGTGCTGTTGGCGATCATCGGGGCGGCGTTTGTGAGCGCGACCCGGATCGACCGCATGCAGATCGGCAACCTCGGCGGCCGCAACATCGAGCGCGACCCCAACATCCGCGACGTCTACGACCAAGCTGTCGAGGCGGTGTTGGAGGGGTTGTCGAACGACCCGTTGTTGGATGTGGATGGTTTGGGCGACGGATACATGGCCTCGCTGTTGCCGCGTTTGGTTTTGGAGACGGATGCGACGAGTAGCGAAGAGTTCGTTGGCGTTTGGCCGAAAGTCTCCGCGCCGCTAGGAGCTATTGCTTCGACGACGTTCGCCGAGGACTTTTTCATCGGCAGTATCAAAGACCCTTTCACCGATGCGGCGGGGTTTCGTTGGCATAACGGCGTGTACGGTCTTTCCGACGATGGCCGCATGGTCGGGATTTGGGATCAAGAGTTGGAGTGGTACCAGGGCGGGGAGGCCGCGCTGCCCGAGCGGAAGCGGATCTTCCCGGCTTTGCGTCCTTTGGATTCGCTTGGTGAATTGACGGATGCGGGTGATTTTCTGCAGCAAGGACAGCCCGTTTTCGCCGGTGATGCCGATGGTGACGGGATCGCCGACTGCGGCATGTCGTTGGTGGTCCTCGATGACTCGTTCCCCGTTGGCGACATCGACCGTTACCTGCGTGGCGATCGGATTTACGTCGTCGGTTATCGCATCGTCGACAAGAACGCTCAGGTCAACGTGAACACGGCCAGGAGTCGTGACGGGATGCGGTTTGCCACGACCGATGGCAATGTCGAACTCGAGGCGTTGACCGATCAGGACAACGGCGAGTTCGGCGGCAACATCTTCGGGCCGACGTTGGCCGAACCGCAGCGTTGGGGCTTCTTCCGTTCGGATGTCGGGCTGATCGAGCTTTTCGAGTTCTCCGGGCTCAACGCCGTGACCTTCGACGACGCGGAAGATGCGACCTTGGCACGGTTGCGGGAGTTGCATCAACTCGATCGCGCCCGGCTTGGCTTGGTGAACGAAAGCGATCCTGGCAACGACATCCCGACGGTGGCCCAGATTTTCGCGCGACCGTTGGACGTGTTCAACAACGACTGGGACGCGGGAGACAACACCGTGGCCCTCTCGGCGAGTGGCGGTGAGCCGGAGGTTCGTACCGATTTCTACTACAACGGTGTTGGCGACGTGATGGAGTGGAACCTCGCGGCCCGCTCCGACATCGGTGGCCGGTTCTTCGAGTCGCCGGACTGGGACGGGGCTGCGGACCGGGAAGAGCCTGACGTCTTGGCAGCTGCCCCGTATCTCAAGATCGAGAGCAACGCGCTGCACTTCCGTGGCGGTTACGAGCCGCGGTTTGGCGATTCGTCGGTGGCGGATGACCTGCGCATCACCGTCGGCTTGCCGGCGTACAACCAGTCCGGCGGCCGTGGTCCGCTGATCGATGGCGGCTTCAATGTCGTCGCCCAACCGTTTCTCGGCCAGGTCTACCCGTTCATGGTCGTTGAAGATGACGGCGATCGGATCTTCCAACTCGAGACGGCCGACGGGACCGGCGGCACGATCAATGCCGTTGTTCCGATCAATGACGGTGCGTTCTTCGACCCCAACGTGGCCCCGGCCGACGGTCATGGCTCTTGGCTTGCAGCCGGTAAGATCTTCACCGATGATCCAGACTTTCTTCTCGCGGGTAATTCCCCGGAGGCGTATACCTGGAAATTCTCCGACGCCTCCGCTGAGAACAGCCGGTTCGTCGGTCCCGGAGTATTGCATGGTGCAAATGATGGTGAGTTTGCGTATTTTCGCTCCCTGCGTTCCCTGATCACGACCGAGAACGGCATCGTCCTCGGTGTTCAGCCGATCGAGTTGCTTGATACGGTCGGGACACCGGCCAATCCGACCGACCCCGGTTTGTACGGTTCTGCCTCGGCCCAGGCTCTGGCACGGACGCACCTGCTGTTGGGGTGGACCCAGGAACCGCTGGTGGTGACCAACCCGGGCCTTACGCCCGACGGTGACGCGGCCATCGCTGCCAGTGCCGCCTCGGCCAACACCTCGACGGTCCGCGAGTTGGGCAGGGCGTACTACCACCTGATGGCCGACCCGACTAACAGGCTTGCCGGCGAGGTGCCGATCCCACAGCCGGGGGGCTTCGAAGGGACCCTTGACGCTGGCGGGGTCGACGATGTGAACGGTACGGAGAACAGCGTGTTCCGCTCCACGCTTCGGTATCCCAGGACTGCGGGAGGGACCGAACCAAACCTGAGCGCGGCCCAAATGGCGCTGCTCCGTGCGTTCACCGCTGCAGTCAATACCAAGGACCTGCGTGACGCCGACGACGACATCACCGCCTACTGGATCGACCTCGGCCCGCTGGCCACGGACCCCGATGGCGACGAGATCTACGGTGGCGGTACCGATTGGGCCGGCACCAACGTCTCGGCGATCGTCTACGGCGTGGAGCGCCAGCCGTACATCACCGAGGTCGTGGTGTGGGATGTTGGCGGCACCGACAGCGTCGCTATCGAGTTGTACAACCCTCACGAAGCGGACATTACCCTCAATGATTGGTATCTCGTCGCGGGTGACCGAACTACTGGTGCGGCTGCAGAACTTACGTTGCCTGCGACACCTGCGGCTCAAATCTCACTCGACTCGGTTGTTGTGCCGGCGAACGGATATGTCGTTATTGCTAGCGATCCAACTCCAATCGCACCAGGGGCTACGACTTGGAAAGCCACCATTGGTAATCCTGGCACGTTCGGGGGCGGCGAGTTCTTCCTCGATACCGACCTTGATTCCGGTGCTGATCTCGCTGCGTTTGTCGACGAGGAAATGTATCTCATGCGTCCGCTGGCCGAAACCGGTTTACCCGCTACCGATTCGGACAACTTGTTTGATGGTGAGATTCAAAAGTCTGATACGGAAGCTACGGAGCTTGGCGTGGCCGGACTTGAGCTTCATGGTCAGGAATCGGGTACTGTTTCGGCCCCAAACTTCGCCAATATGGTTCCGGTCGACCAGGTCGATTTACGCAACATGATCGAAGACGATCATCGTTATCTCTACCAACGTCAGACCGGATCTTGGGCCATGGTGTATCCCGGGCGACATGATCGCAGTGATGTCGACAACGTCACCAATTCACCCACGTTTGGCCCTGACGGCATTGCCTTGTCGAACAACGGGGCTGCGCCACTGGATGGCCTACCTCAGACGGATATCGAAGTTCATAACCCAGCCGCATCAGTTCTGCTTGCGGAGGACCCCGGTTATTTCGGCACACGTTACACCCTCGGCCTCCCGAACGAACCCACGGTTCAGTCCGTCACCGAAATCCAGGTGCAGAATTTCCGCGAGTCGGACGCAGCCAACCTTGGCACAACTCTCGAAGACGGCGAGACGTTGCCCGATGGCAGCACCACCGCGTCTCCTGAGCTTCGGGCCTTCCCGTTCGGCATGTTTCCGCGGGACGGCGACCTATTGCAGGTGACGATGTTCGGAAGCCATAAACTGTTCGTCAGCCCTGCGGTCGGTACGATTTTGCAAGACGACGATACTGGCAACAACACGTCCGACGCGATCGCGAATGCTGCAGATGGACGCGTGATTGAGCTGACGTCCGTTTCGATGGACCTCGGCTACATGACCGTCCCCGACCCGCTTGACACCACCGCCACGGTGTCTGGCATCCCGTCGAACATCGGCCGGTTCGATCCAATACAGGGCGGGTTCACTGATGACTACACCTTCGCCGCCGATCTGTTCGAGGTGGTTCGTGCTGGGCAGGTGCCGGGTAACGACTACTTCCCTAACGTCCGGCGTGAGGAGTGGGGACCCTACGTCGACGCGGCCGGTGGCAGCGTTGACACGCTGCTCTACGACTTTCGTCTCACCGATGGCCCGGCTCGTTCGGACAACGCCGGCGATTTCGGTGCCGAAATGCCCGACGCCATGTGGGACACGCTCCCGAAGCCGATCGACAACGATCTCGATGTGTTTCGGCCGAGCGCGTTGAGCCGCGAGCAGGTGAACAACGACGCCGAGCGTCTCCTTCCCGTGCAGGGGCGGATCAACATCAACACGGCTCCCGCCGAGGTGCTGGCCATGTTGCCCTTGGTCGTTGATCCGGCAACCGGTGAGGTCGATGGTGTCGCGACCACGCAGATGGCGATCGCCATCGCCAACTACCGCGACGGGATCGTTGACGAAACGATCGCCACGTCCGGCGACATCGCCGGCGGTAATGTGTTTGAATCGGTGTTCGACTTGCTTGACGCCGACGACGACACCGGCCGCATTCAGTTCGCCGACGACGGTGAAGTAACGGCGGTTGGTAGCGACAACGAGCGGATCAACATCGGCAACTTCACGCCGGTTGATGGTTCGACCCAGATGCCGACGATCACAGCCGGTACATCGGGTAGTTGGGAGTCCGAGTACAACCGCCTCACCCGCATCAGCAACTTGATCACGACCCGCTCCGACTCGTTCGACGTCTACATCGTCGTCCAGTCGTGGGGTGGTTGGGGGGCTGCGTCCGGTGGCGATGACTCATTCATCCGGCTCATCGACGAACGTCGTGGCCACTTCCAGGTCAACCGTGGAAGAACCACGACCGGCGGTTTCACGGTCACGCAGTTCGCCGTTCCGCCGAAGGATTGAGTTACGCTCGACACAAAATGCCCCGCGAAGTTCAATGAACTTCGCGGGGCGTTCGCGTTGGTGAGTTCGATTCAGAAGCTCGCCACTGGGGCGATGTCTACTTCGCGGGTCTTTTTGATGAAGGTGCTGGTGCTGATCTTTTCCTGCAGTAACTGGTGGTACTCGTTGTCGTCGATCGGCAGGTCAACCCAATCGTCTTTCCACGCGGACATGAGCATGGCGTTGGCGAGGGCGACGCCGTTGAGGCCGTCGGTGCCGGGGGCGAGTAGGGGCTTGCCGTCGAGGATGGCCTCGGTGAAGTTGATGAGGATGCCGCGGTGTTCGGGACCGTTGCCGCCGGGGATCTTGGTGTCCCAGGTTTCGGGCTTGTCGAAGGACTGTTCGCTTTCGTCGAGGAACTGCTTCACGCTGTCGGGCGTTCGCCAGTAGCGGATGTCGCTGCCTTCGAGCGTGACCTTGCCATGATCGGCGGCGATCTCCATGAACTGGCTGCCGGGTGCCTCGCCGGTGCTGGTGACGAAGACGCCTGTCGCGCCGTTCTCATATTCGACGTAGGCGGTGACCTCGTCCTCGGTTTCGATGTGATGGTGGTGACCCATCTTGCAGAACGCGCGGACACGCTTGGGCATGCCGCAGATCCATTGCCAGAGGTCGAGGTTGTGCGGCGACTGGTTGAGCAGCACCGCGCCGCCTTCACCTTCCCAGGTTCCTTTCCAGCCGGCGGTGTCGTAGTAGAACTGCGTGCGGAACCAGTCGGTGAGCACGTACATGGTGCGTTTGATCTCGCCGAGCTCGCCGGACTGGACGAGCTTGCGCATCTGCTGATGCGACTTGCGGGTGCGCTGGTTGAACATGATGCCGAAGACCAGGCCCTTCTCGGCCTTGGCTTTCTCGGCGGCGGCGTTCATCTCCTTGACCTGCTTAGTGTAAACCCCGGCCGGCTTTTCGCTGAGCACATGCAGGCCGTGGTCGAAGCCCTTGATCGCCAGCGGCGGGTGCAGGTAGTGGGGCGTCGCGATGAGGATCGCGTCGACCTCGCCGGACGCCATGAGTTCCTCCGGCGTCGCGAAGCCTTTGACCGGGTGGTGCGCGAACTCGTTGAGCCCGCGGTCGAGCTTTCTCGGATCGGTATCCGCGATGGCCGTGATGCGGAGGCGGGAGACGGGGTTGGGGCCGGTGAGCATGGACAGGTGCGCGCTGCCCATGCCGCCGATGCCGATGATGCCCAGTCGCAGTTCGTTGGCGTTTTGGTTCATGGTGTGCCGACAGGTTGGCCCAGCGTGCCCGGAAATGCAACGGGTCAGTCGAGGTGGATCGTGCCGTTGAGCGTGGTGCGGGCCTGGCCGGCGAGACGCACGCGATTGCCGTGGAGCTGGACGTCGACGGTGCCGCCGCGTCGGCTGCGCTGTCGGCAACGAAGTTGGGTCTTGCCCAGCCGCTCCGCCCAGAACGTCGCGAGGGCGCAGTGGGCGCTGCCGGTCA
Coding sequences:
- a CDS encoding Gfo/Idh/MocA family oxidoreductase; amino-acid sequence: MNQNANELRLGIIGIGGMGSAHLSMLTGPNPVSRLRITAIADTDPRKLDRGLNEFAHHPVKGFATPEELMASGEVDAILIATPHYLHPPLAIKGFDHGLHVLSEKPAGVYTKQVKEMNAAAEKAKAEKGLVFGIMFNQRTRKSHQQMRKLVQSGELGEIKRTMYVLTDWFRTQFYYDTAGWKGTWEGEGGAVLLNQSPHNLDLWQWICGMPKRVRAFCKMGHHHHIETEDEVTAYVEYENGATGVFVTSTGEAPGSQFMEIAADHGKVTLEGSDIRYWRTPDSVKQFLDESEQSFDKPETWDTKIPGGNGPEHRGILINFTEAILDGKPLLAPGTDGLNGVALANAMLMSAWKDDWVDLPIDDNEYHQLLQEKISTSTFIKKTREVDIAPVASF